A genome region from Bemisia tabaci chromosome 3, PGI_BMITA_v3 includes the following:
- the LOC109036294 gene encoding protein D2: protein MHKNLISNNPRHQHFSTKKCVEKSNLGKPIAVNFFEAEWKPYYDEHPMAGCDPDVPTRENPTEREYLHWLVGNIYQDQWTTGETIVDYIGPIPEHMNGAHRMVFLVYKQPSRDFIRFEEERLPPKHDQKKRGKFSSMNFAKKYNLTGPVAANFFMAYWTQNMAQNLSKPTSSTTEDPIYEYTDEESKNHTAKVKT from the exons ATGCATAAAAACCTCAT ttctaATAATCCACGCCACCAGCACTTCTCAACCAAGAAATGTGTGGAGAAATCCAATCTTGGTAAACCGATTGCCGTAAATTTCTTTGAGGCTGAGTGGAAGCCGTATTACGACGAGCACCCAATGGCCGGGTGTG ATCCTGACGTTCCAACACGGGAAAATCCCACTGAACGAGAGTACCTGCATTGGTTagtcggaaatatttatcagGATCAATGGACGACCGGTGAAACTATTGTGGATTACATTGGACCAATTCCTGAGCACATGAATG GTGCTCACAGGATGGTATTTCTTGTATACAAGCAGCCAAGTAGAGACTTCATTAGGTTTGAGGAAGAACGACTTCCTCCTAA GCATGATCAAAAAAAGCGAGGAAAATTTTCGTCAATGAATTTTGCCAAGAAGTACAACTTGACAGGGCCAGTTGCAGCAAACTTCTTTATGGCGTACtggacacaaaatatggcgcaAAACTTGTCCAAACCAACATCATCAACTACGGAGGATCCTATCTACGAATACACAGATGAAGAAAGCAAGAATCATACTGCTAAGGTCAAAACGTAA
- the LOC109036274 gene encoding protein D3 isoform X2 yields the protein MGHRKYGNRVDDADVLVEYAGLTHHYLKGSHRLVFTVFKQPGKIHYEKDFIPNTFISCAPANFSTRKFAEDYDLGEPYAGNFFVVNMNDSILVPDHQDQENYY from the exons ATGGGTCATCGCAAATATGGTAATAGGGTTGATGATGCAGATGTTTTAGTAGAGTATGCAGGATTAACACACCACTATCTCAAGG GTTCCCATCGACTGGTTTTCACAGTTTTCAAGCAGCCCGGAAAAATACACTATGAAAAGGACTTCATCCCGAACAC CTTCATAAGTTGTGCACCGGCGAATTTCTCAACAAGAAAATTTGCGGAGGATTACGATCTTGgagagccttatgcaggaaacTTCTTCGTGGTCAATATGAATGATTCTATCTTGGTGCCTGATCATCAAGATCAAGAGAATTATTATTGA
- the LOC109036274 gene encoding protein D1 isoform X1, translating into MHNLRWNLCEPTLFILFGTVIHVLSPWFTCCFGQLTPDEKQTFAKFNIYPEITMLPPLNILKVSYHYKNVETGNYLQTYEITDPPVFLQWPREIGAYCILFLLGSHRLVFTVFKQPGKIHYEKDFIPNTFISCAPANFSTRKFAEDYDLGEPYAGNFFVVNMNDSILVPDHQDQENYY; encoded by the exons ATGCATAATTTACGATGGAATTTATGTGAGCCGACTCTTTTTATATTGTTTGGGACTGTTATACATGTCTTGTCTCCTTGGTTTACTTGTTGTTTTGGGCAGCTGACGCCTGATGAAAAGCAAACATTTGCAAAGTTCAACATATATCCTGAAATAACAATGCTTCCGCCCCTTAATATCCTGAAG GTTTCATATCACTATAAGAACGTAGAGACAGGGAACTATCTACAGACATATGAAATTACGGATCCTCCTGTATTTCTACAGTGGCCTCGAGAGATCGGAGCCTACTGTATACTCTTTCTACTAG GTTCCCATCGACTGGTTTTCACAGTTTTCAAGCAGCCCGGAAAAATACACTATGAAAAGGACTTCATCCCGAACAC CTTCATAAGTTGTGCACCGGCGAATTTCTCAACAAGAAAATTTGCGGAGGATTACGATCTTGgagagccttatgcaggaaacTTCTTCGTGGTCAATATGAATGATTCTATCTTGGTGCCTGATCATCAAGATCAAGAGAATTATTATTGA